One window of the Sparus aurata chromosome 7, fSpaAur1.1, whole genome shotgun sequence genome contains the following:
- the npbwr2b gene encoding neuropeptides B/W receptor type 2b, whose amino-acid sequence MENVTIPSEPLPVCNDSVDFYSLMSGNSTDLNCTPPVYPYPDFYVILPIIYSVICAVGLTGNTAVIYVILKAPKMKTVTNMFILNLAIADDLFTLVLPINIAEHLLHYWPFGEVLCKVILSIDHYNIFSSIYFLTVMSIDRYLVVLATVRSKRMPYRTYRAAKIISLCVWILVILIVMPFTVFAGVYVNPFDERKSCVLSFPIPESLWFKASRIYTLILGFAIPVSTICILYTMMLYKLRNMRLNSNAKALDKAKKKVTIMVFIVLAVCLFCWTPFHLSTIVALTTDLRTTPLLIGISYFITSLSYANSCLNPFLYAFLDDSFRKAFKKMLECRPA is encoded by the coding sequence ATGGAGAATGTGACGATCCCCAGCGAGCCGCTGCCAGTCTGCAACGACTCTGTGGACTTCTACTCCCTCATGTCAGGAAACAGCACCGACCTGAACTGCACTCCCCCAGTTTACCCCTACCCGGACTTCTACGTCATTCTGCCAATCATCTACTCTGTGATCTGCGCGGTGGGGCTGACAGGCAACACGGCCGTCATCTACGTGATCCTCAAAGCCCCCAAGATGAAAACTGTCACTAACATGTTCATCCTGAACTTGGCCATCGCTGACGATTTGTTCACGCTGGTGTTGCCCATCAACATAGCCGAACACTTGCTGCACTACTGGCCTTTCGGCGAGGTTCTGTGCAAAGTCATCCTCAGCATCGACCACTACAACATCTTCTCCAGCATCTATTTCCTGACCGTCATGAGCATCGACCGCTACCTGGTCGTTCTGGCCACAGTGAGGTCCAAACGCATGCCTTACCGCACCTACCGAGCAGCCAAAATAATCTCACTGTGCGTCTGGATCCTCGTCATCCTCATCGTCATGCCTTTCACCGTTTTCGCCGGCGTCTACGTCAACCCATTCGACGAACGGAAGAGCTGCGTGCTCAGCTTCCCCATCCCCGAGAGCTTGTGGTTCAAGGCGAGCCGGATCTACACGCTCATCCTGGGCTTCGCCATCCCGGTCTCGACCATCTGTATCTTATACACCATGATGCTATACAAGCTGAGGAACATGCGGCTCAACAGCAACGCCAAGGCGCTGGACAAGGCCAAGAAGAAAGTCACCATCATGGTGTTCATAGTTTTGGCCGTGTGCTTGTTCTGCTGGACGCCGTTCCATCTCAGCACCATCGTGGCTCTGACGACCGACCTGAGGACCACGCCGCTGCTCATCGGGATCTCCTACTTCATCACCAGCCTGAGCTACGCCAACTCCTGCCTCAACCCGTTCCTCTACGCCTTCCTAGACGACAGCTTCAGGAAGGCCTTCAAGAAGATGTTGGAATGTAGACCCGCCTGA